The proteins below come from a single Microbulbifer sp. Q7 genomic window:
- a CDS encoding peptidylprolyl isomerase, whose translation MCFSQFALAISNNPRVELETDLGTIELVLYADKAPETVNNFLTYVESGFYDGTIFHRVIPGFMAQGGGFTFDFQEKPTRDPVINESNNGLSNERGTISMARTNDPDSATAQFFINLVGNSRLDGSPDKPGYTVFGKVLLGMSVVQQIAAEPRGQHKAFRDAPNTPVRILKAKRKDSDANADADSDAQPQTTVGDNGQ comes from the coding sequence ATGTGTTTTTCGCAGTTTGCTCTGGCGATCAGCAATAACCCCCGGGTAGAGCTGGAAACCGACCTCGGCACCATCGAACTGGTGCTCTACGCCGACAAAGCACCTGAGACGGTGAACAATTTTCTCACTTATGTAGAAAGCGGCTTTTACGACGGCACCATCTTTCACCGGGTGATTCCGGGTTTTATGGCTCAGGGCGGCGGGTTCACGTTTGATTTTCAGGAAAAACCCACCCGCGACCCCGTCATCAATGAATCCAACAACGGCCTCTCCAATGAACGCGGCACGATTTCCATGGCGCGCACCAATGACCCAGACAGCGCCACCGCACAGTTTTTCATCAACCTGGTGGGCAACAGCCGTCTGGACGGGAGCCCAGACAAGCCCGGCTACACCGTATTCGGAAAAGTGTTGCTGGGCATGAGCGTGGTACAACAGATTGCTGCAGAGCCTCGCGGCCAGCACAAAGCCTTTCGCGATGCCCCGAACACACCGGTGCGTATACTGAAAGCTAAGCGCAAAGACAGCGACGCAAATGCCGACGCTGACAGCGATGCGCAACCCCAGACCACAGTTGGAGACAACGGCCAGTGA